One part of the Amphiura filiformis chromosome 5, Afil_fr2py, whole genome shotgun sequence genome encodes these proteins:
- the LOC140151713 gene encoding heparan sulfate glucosamine 3-O-sulfotransferase 1-like → MHGITSVIPAGILKSKSLLYLGTFLLFVTIIGVLHLSSNTTAFSTFSIGSRGGGVEQGCYRYNTASDQILLPAEKLKERHCNQSFPDAIIIGTKKSGTTALRNFLTFHPQISTSKTEAHFFFFFYYLGMDWYFSLMPYATPDQIIVEKTPRYFVHPLSPRAIRTHLGQEKSSFILILRDPVQRAISDFTHVFFTTSTKEEEDQQTQFDLDTNALLRQTVDALQANLTDEQKAVQSYIKKLENQVMKPSWIADTFENTVLFRNGSVNSDNSIIDTGIYVKYMKKWLAVFPREQFLVIDGEEFVYNPLPSLQKVESFLNISNFFTHDTFYFDFGKKFFCLAQPFRSCMND, encoded by the coding sequence ATGCATGGTATTACATCGGTCATACCTGCAGGGATATTAAAAAGCAAATCCCTTTTATATTTAGGCACTTTCCTTCTGTTTGTCACTATAATTGGCGTGCTTCATTTATCTTCTAACACCACCGCTTTCAGTACATTTTCCATTGGCAGCAGAGGTGGTGGTGTAGAGCAAGGGTGCTATCGGTACAACACTGCATCAGATCAAATACTATTACCGGCAGAAAAGCTTAAAGAACGCCATTGTAATCAATCATTTCCCGATGCCATCATAATTGGTACCAAAAAGTCAGGCACCACTGCCTTAAGAAACTTCCTTACATTTCACCCTCAGATATCAACATCCAAAACAGAagctcacttttttttttttttttactacctTGGTATGGACTGGTATTTTAGCCTAATGCCATATGCGACACCGGACCAAATAATTGTGGAAAAAACGCCCAGATATTTTGTGCATCCTCTTTCTCCTCGTGCCATACGGACGCATCTTGGGCAAGAGAAAAGTTCGTTCATTCTCATTTTACGAGATCCAGTCCAGAGAGCGATATCAGATTTTACTCATGTGTTTTTTACCACATCtacgaaagaagaagaagaccaGCAGACACAATTTGATTTAGATACCAATGCTCTACTTCGTCAAACGGTTGATGCATTACAAGCCAATTTGACTGATGAACAGAAGGCTGTCCAGTCTTATATCAAGAAACTAGAGAACCAGGTTATGAAACCATCTTGGATAGCAGATACATTTGAAAACACCGTTTTATTTCGCAACGGAAGTGTGAATTCTGACAATTCCATAATTGATACGGGTATTTACGTAAAATACATGAAAAAATGGTTAGCTGTTTTTCCTCGGGAGCAATTCCTTGTTATAGACGGCGAAGAGTTCGTATACAATCCGCTGCCAAGTCTTCAGAAAGTTGAAAGTTTTCTCAATATTTCTAATTTCTTCACACACGATACTTTTTACTTTGATTTTGGGAAGAAATTTTTCTGTTTAGCTCAACCATTTCGTAGCTGTATGAATGATTAA